In Gloeocapsa sp. PCC 73106, the genomic stretch AAGTGGAAGAGGTACCTATATGATGAAACTGAGAGAGTTAATAGGGGAGCAAACAAATTGTTTCCGTGGCTCATAGTTTCAGTTATTTTTCTATTATAATAAGTATGTAATCTAGTTTAAATCCGTTTAATTAATTACTTTAAGTCATTACGAATCCCTGTGTTCTAGTTTTCTACTGCGCTCAGTTATTCATATTTAAGTTATCAGTAAAATATGCTAAAAATCACGGTAATTAATATTAAATCCCCTCAAGATTCCTATGAAACAGAATTAAAAGTCAACAATAATCAGAGTCAAGAATTCTGGATCGGTAGAGCATCAGATTGCACTATTCAATTCAATAATTTAGAAGTCAGTCGCTACCACGGCAAAATTATCTTTGATCAAGGTAGTTATTATTTTACTGATGAGAAAAGTACAATGGGATCTTGGCTCAATAATAAAAAAGTTAATGTCAAACAAAAGTATCCTTTAAAAACTGGAGATAATCTTAATATTGCTAACTGCTTTATGCTGGCAATTTCAGATTATGACATCACTACGCAACCGACAAGAATTGATACAAGAAGTAGGAATCTGCCTGACAATTCCGTTGATCCCTACACACCGGAATCAAACCCCATCTTTAATGAAACTTTACAGAGGTACTTTCCCAACTCTATTCCTATGCATGCTTACATACAAATCACCTATGATGCTTTAGAGGCTTATGGATTTGAGCATAAAAATACGATGGGAATGACCACCTTGTGCAGAGACGAAATTACTGAACCATTCCTAACTGAAGTGATCCGTCGGTGGGGTGCATCCTTTAATTGCTCAAGCTTAGCAGGGTTTGTGATGATGGGTAAAACAGCATTAGCTGCGGCGACTGACCATGTGCCGATTGTGGATGGTAAACGGCGGTTTGCCTTTTACGCCATGCCTCACATTGCTATTTCCAAAGATGGGGAAATAGGTAAGGTCTATCGCTACGGTATTAAAAAAGTATCTCATGCTTGTGGAGCCTTAGAGGCGATCGCTAAAGAACTTCTGTCGGGACGGCTTAAACTAGAAATGGATATGCAAGATGTTGAACAAACGATCGTTCGTCAAAAGATTCTTTCCCACATTTACTATGGGGACAAACCTGACCTGATAGAGATGACAAAATTGGCAGCCCAAATTATTGCTAAAGATACTCAAAATCTGCTTAGCGCAGTAGATACATCGATATTCAAATACGCTGTCATGACTGGAATCCAGATCCACGGTCCGATGGATACAACCTGGATTAGTCCTCAGGAGTTTTATGTTGTTGACAGGGACATTCCTGAAAATAAAAAAGACCTCTTTGTATTTGAAGATAAGAGTACTAACGTTTAATATTATCATTTGTCCTACCCGTGCTCGTGCTGATCACCGCGTGTAGGGGGGAGCCGGTTTCTGCGGGTGTGGATAAAATCATATACTATAAGTAAGTAGAGTAGTAAATATTTATTATTAATCGTTAACCATGAAACGTAGTTCTAGATATTCAGATCCGCGTGTCCCATCACCCCGTTCTACACCATCTTCTAATTCCCCTTTTAAATTAACTATCGCTACGATCGCTATTTTAGGTGTGGTTTTTCTCATGGGTATCGGTGCGGGGATTGGTTTTAGTTCTACAGCTTCTTTTAGCCCTGAAAACGTCGCTTCTCGGGAAGTTATCGATCGCAGCGCTCCTAATCCTGAACTCTGTGTCCAGTTCGGCGCTAGTGCGATTGTTACCGATATGCGTATCTTTCTGACTCTTAACCCCTTTAATGTGTTCGTTACTCAACCGGTGATGACTCCAGGTTGTGTATTACGGCGTAATAACTGGACTATCTTAGAACAACAAAGCTTGGTTACCCCCGAACAAGTACGTAATTGCAAGAACCGTATGAATACTTTTGGCTATACGGGGAATTTAGAAGAATCTCCTGCGATTGATTGTATCTATCAAAATAAAGCCGCGGGTAATTTCTTCCTGAATCGCCCTGGTGCGGTAACTTCAATTCCCGAGACGAATAAATTTTAAAAATTCCCACCCCCAAATCTAGAGAGTGGGAATGAAAAGCTTTGCTTTAGGCAGTTACTACAAAGTTACTATTAGTAAGACCTAAGTTAGGATTCAAAGTAGCTAACTGAGTAGAAGTAGTACTATTGGACCAAAAGAACAAACCTCCTGTACCCGAGTTATAACTAAATCCAGGGGTAGTGCCCGGGGCAGTTGCACCTAGGTTGAAGTTAGCTCCAGTCACAGAACCCACGCCAAAGCCAGCACCGGAGACCGCAATATCATCTTGGGCTACACTGAAATCGGTAATCGTGTCAATTCCTTCTGTCGGACCGCTGTAGACAAAAAAGTCAGAACCAGCACCGCCAGTCATAGTATCGCTACCAGGACCACCATTCAATCTGTCGCTACCTACAGCACCATTCAACAAATCATTACCCGCAGCACCAGTGAGAGTGTCATTACCCCCCAGGCCATTAATAGTATCGTTACCAGCTCCACCAGTCAAATTCTCAGGTCTAAAGGTCCCTCTGAGATTGACGCCGGGGGGAGGAGGATCAATGATAGGGCCATCTGCTGACTTACCATAAATTACATAAACCTCCCCATTGTTATTAGCCGCAAAGGGAGACCCAATTAACAAGTCATCTCTACCATCGTTGTTGAAATCGCCAGCACTCACGCTACCACCTGACTTGTTATCAGCATCAATCCCTCTGGCTATGAAACCATTGGTACCATTTAAGCTAATAACCGGTATAGTGCCACTAGTGTAGTTAGTGCGACCATATACTACGTAAGCTTCCCCAGCAGCTGTTCTGGCACTATCGGGATTAGCATTAGGAGCGCCCACAATCAGGTCATTTCGGCCATCACCATTGATATCCCCCGCGCTAACGTCAAAGCCAGCATAATCACCACTTGCTCTTCCGGTAATGACAAAGCCATTGG encodes the following:
- a CDS encoding FHA domain-containing protein yields the protein MLKITVINIKSPQDSYETELKVNNNQSQEFWIGRASDCTIQFNNLEVSRYHGKIIFDQGSYYFTDEKSTMGSWLNNKKVNVKQKYPLKTGDNLNIANCFMLAISDYDITTQPTRIDTRSRNLPDNSVDPYTPESNPIFNETLQRYFPNSIPMHAYIQITYDALEAYGFEHKNTMGMTTLCRDEITEPFLTEVIRRWGASFNCSSLAGFVMMGKTALAAATDHVPIVDGKRRFAFYAMPHIAISKDGEIGKVYRYGIKKVSHACGALEAIAKELLSGRLKLEMDMQDVEQTIVRQKILSHIYYGDKPDLIEMTKLAAQIIAKDTQNLLSAVDTSIFKYAVMTGIQIHGPMDTTWISPQEFYVVDRDIPENKKDLFVFEDKSTNV
- a CDS encoding DUF3172 domain-containing protein — translated: MKRSSRYSDPRVPSPRSTPSSNSPFKLTIATIAILGVVFLMGIGAGIGFSSTASFSPENVASREVIDRSAPNPELCVQFGASAIVTDMRIFLTLNPFNVFVTQPVMTPGCVLRRNNWTILEQQSLVTPEQVRNCKNRMNTFGYTGNLEESPAIDCIYQNKAAGNFFLNRPGAVTSIPETNKF
- a CDS encoding calcium-binding protein → ISGDNNSTSETRNLSEFSFLRVDGVVPDFAGVSVSRTGNVGGSSNDDVIIGAPFRGAGRAYVIFGRGGGIIDLSTTTLTGTNGFVITGRASGDYAGFDVSAGDINGDGRNDLIVGAPNANPDSARTAAGEAYVVYGRTNYTSGTIPVISLNGTNGFIARGIDADNKSGGSVSAGDFNNDGRDDLLIGSPFAANNNGEVYVIYGKSADGPIIDPPPPGVNLRGTFRPENLTGGAGNDTINGLGGNDTLTGAAGNDLLNGAVGSDRLNGGPGSDTMTGGAGSDFFVYSGPTEGIDTITDFSVAQDDIAVSGAGFGVGSVTGANFNLGATAPGTTPGFSYNSGTGGLFFWSNSTTSTQLATLNPNLGLTNSNFVVTA